Proteins co-encoded in one Cupriavidus taiwanensis genomic window:
- a CDS encoding ABC transporter permease encodes MQEPRPVSTTTNTTPLASATGVSPAAPGTTDKSGGRPRRPRLGISGWIGCVILLGWLVAAIFGPLLINPDAAASGELQVFAPVSAQHWLGTDYMGRDMLARVLLGARYTVCLALVSTLCASGIGITLALLATVSGRWIDACLSRGLDTLTAIPSKMFALIMVAAFGSSVWMLTITAAIIYVPGAYRIARSLAVNINAMDYVTVARTRGEGTAYIMRQEILPNIVGPMLADLGLRFVYVVLLLASLSFLGLGIQPPEADWGSLVRENIGALSEGSMAVVAPALAIASLTMAVNLVIDNLPGRSARGRK; translated from the coding sequence ATGCAGGAGCCGCGCCCCGTGTCCACCACCACCAACACCACCCCGCTCGCCAGTGCCACCGGGGTCTCCCCGGCTGCGCCCGGCACTACCGATAAAAGCGGTGGCCGCCCGCGACGTCCCCGGTTAGGCATTAGCGGCTGGATCGGCTGCGTCATTCTTCTGGGCTGGCTGGTCGCCGCTATCTTCGGGCCGCTCCTGATCAACCCTGATGCAGCGGCCTCGGGCGAACTCCAGGTCTTCGCGCCGGTCAGCGCCCAGCACTGGCTCGGCACCGACTACATGGGCCGCGACATGCTCGCGCGCGTGCTGCTCGGCGCGCGCTACACCGTCTGCCTGGCGCTGGTCTCGACCCTGTGCGCCAGCGGCATCGGCATCACGCTGGCGCTGCTTGCCACCGTCAGCGGCCGCTGGATCGATGCCTGCCTGAGCCGCGGCCTCGATACGCTCACCGCGATCCCGAGCAAGATGTTCGCGCTGATCATGGTCGCCGCCTTCGGCTCCTCGGTGTGGATGCTCACCATCACCGCGGCCATCATCTACGTTCCCGGCGCGTATCGCATCGCGCGCTCGCTGGCGGTCAACATCAACGCGATGGACTACGTGACCGTCGCCCGCACGCGCGGCGAGGGCACCGCCTACATCATGCGCCAGGAGATCCTGCCCAATATCGTCGGCCCGATGCTGGCCGACCTGGGGCTGCGCTTCGTCTACGTCGTGCTGCTGCTCGCCAGCCTCAGCTTCCTCGGCCTGGGCATCCAGCCGCCCGAGGCCGACTGGGGTTCGCTGGTGCGCGAGAACATCGGCGCCCTCTCCGAGGGCAGCATGGCCGTGGTGGCGCCGGCGCTGGCCATCGCCAGCCTGACCATGGCGGTCAACCTGGTCATCGACAATCTGCCGGGCCGCTCGGCACGTGGGAGGAAATAA
- a CDS encoding ABC transporter ATP-binding protein, with amino-acid sequence MGTSVTVSNLRITAGAATLVDGVDFEIEPGKVLALIGESGSGKTTTALALMGFARDGCEIAGSIRVGATDVLRLPPGEQRRLRGRNITYIAQSAAASFNPSRTIMDQVVEPALIHRLMERKAAERKAIALFRELALPNPESIGQRYPHQVSGGQLQRLMAAMALITDPDLVILDEPTTALDVTTQVEVLRVFRRAVRERRTTAVYVSHDLAVVAQVADHILVLRDGKMRELGETDQILYQPADDYTRCLLAAARPAERPGAPVDPDKSPLLLEVRDLSAGYGPLDAHGQPAAKILEGVDLKLYRGQAIGVIGESGSGKTTLARAVAGLVAPCRGSIAFNGRPLKPSVAERSRDELRRIQIVFQMADTALNPARTIHEILARPLQFYHGLRGEALRARIRQLLDLVRLPAGVAQRTPGGLSGGQKQRVNLARALAAEPELILCDEITSALDTVVGAAILDLMAELRKELGVSYLFISHDLHTVRAICDEIVVMQHGRKLTQVAHADYDRGPHHPYYALLARSVPELRRGWIDEVDVHIDGAVATEPA; translated from the coding sequence ATGGGCACGTCCGTAACAGTCAGCAATCTGCGCATCACCGCCGGCGCGGCGACCCTGGTCGACGGCGTCGACTTCGAGATCGAGCCGGGCAAGGTGCTGGCCCTGATCGGCGAATCCGGCTCGGGCAAGACCACCACCGCGCTCGCCCTGATGGGCTTTGCGCGCGACGGCTGCGAGATCGCCGGCAGCATCCGGGTGGGCGCCACCGACGTGCTGCGCCTGCCGCCGGGCGAGCAGCGCCGGCTGCGCGGGCGCAATATCACGTATATCGCGCAAAGCGCCGCGGCCTCGTTCAACCCGTCGCGCACCATCATGGACCAGGTGGTCGAGCCGGCGCTGATCCACCGCCTGATGGAGCGCAAGGCGGCCGAGCGCAAGGCGATCGCGCTGTTCCGTGAACTGGCGCTGCCCAATCCCGAGTCCATCGGCCAGCGCTATCCCCACCAGGTGTCCGGTGGCCAACTGCAGCGCCTGATGGCGGCCATGGCGCTGATCACCGATCCCGACCTGGTGATCCTGGACGAGCCGACCACGGCACTGGACGTGACCACGCAGGTCGAAGTGTTGCGCGTGTTCCGCCGCGCGGTGCGCGAGCGCCGCACCACCGCGGTCTATGTCAGCCACGACCTGGCCGTGGTGGCCCAGGTGGCCGACCATATCCTGGTGCTGCGCGATGGCAAGATGCGCGAGCTGGGCGAGACCGACCAGATCCTGTACCAGCCGGCCGACGACTACACCCGCTGCCTGCTGGCCGCGGCGCGCCCGGCCGAGCGTCCCGGCGCGCCGGTGGACCCGGACAAGAGCCCGCTGCTGCTCGAGGTGCGCGACCTGTCGGCCGGCTACGGCCCGCTCGATGCGCACGGGCAGCCCGCGGCGAAGATCCTGGAGGGGGTCGACCTGAAGCTGTACCGGGGCCAGGCCATCGGCGTGATCGGCGAGTCGGGCTCCGGCAAGACCACGCTGGCGCGGGCCGTCGCCGGGCTGGTGGCGCCGTGCCGCGGCAGCATCGCCTTCAACGGCCGCCCGCTGAAGCCGAGCGTGGCCGAGCGCAGCCGCGACGAGCTGCGCCGCATCCAGATCGTGTTCCAGATGGCCGATACCGCGCTCAATCCCGCGCGCACCATCCACGAGATCCTGGCCCGCCCGCTGCAGTTCTATCACGGCCTGCGCGGCGAAGCGCTGCGCGCGCGGATCCGCCAGCTGCTGGACCTGGTGCGGCTGCCGGCGGGCGTGGCGCAACGCACACCGGGCGGCCTCTCCGGCGGGCAGAAGCAGCGGGTGAACCTGGCCCGCGCGCTTGCCGCCGAGCCCGAGCTGATCCTGTGCGACGAGATCACCTCGGCGCTGGACACCGTGGTCGGCGCCGCCATCCTCGACCTGATGGCCGAGCTGCGCAAGGAACTGGGGGTCTCGTACCTCTTCATCAGCCACGACCTGCACACCGTGCGCGCGATCTGCGACGAGATCGTGGTGATGCAGCACGGCCGCAAGCTGACCCAGGTCGCGCACGCGGACTATGACCGGGGCCCGCATCATCCTTACTACGCCCTGCTGGCACGCTCGGTACCCGAACTGCGCCGCGGCTGGATCGATGAAGTCGACGTGCATATCGACGGCGCCGTTGCCACGGAGCCGGCTTGA
- a CDS encoding NAD(P)/FAD-dependent oxidoreductase — protein MKLESYWLDTAPAFVGGAQGPVMGRADVVVIGAGFTGLSAALALARRGASVTVLEAGRVVGEASGRNGGHCNSGLAHDFASLAQRIGVDRARAFYQAYDAAVDTVEMVIAREDIACDFVRAGKLKLAAKPEHYDKLARACDVLRREVDPHVEMVPRSQLQDEVRSDSFFGGLLQKTSAQMHMGKFGVGLAEAAARNGARIYERAPVTKMERRADGTFRLSSPRGQIEAKQVLLATGNSGTGPFSFLRRRMISVGSFIIGTEPLDQALLDRLLPHRRGYTTSKHIGNYFRVSPDNRLLFGGRARFAMSNPRSDEKSGRILQAAMEVIFPELRGVRIDYCWGGLVDMTADRLPRAGQHDGLYYSVGYSGHGVQMSVHMGQVMADVMAGRPECNPWRELDWPAIPGHFGKPWFLPIVGAYYRWQDWRH, from the coding sequence TTTTACCGGGTTATCCGCCGCGCTGGCGCTCGCCAGGCGGGGGGCGTCGGTCACCGTGCTGGAGGCGGGCCGCGTGGTGGGCGAGGCGTCTGGCCGCAACGGCGGGCATTGCAACAGCGGCCTCGCGCATGACTTCGCGTCGCTGGCCCAGCGGATTGGCGTGGACAGGGCCCGGGCGTTTTACCAGGCCTATGACGCCGCTGTCGACACCGTCGAGATGGTGATTGCCAGAGAGGATATCGCTTGTGACTTTGTGCGCGCCGGCAAGCTGAAGCTGGCGGCGAAGCCTGAGCACTACGACAAGCTCGCACGCGCCTGCGATGTGTTGCGCCGGGAGGTCGATCCGCATGTCGAGATGGTGCCGCGGTCCCAATTGCAGGACGAAGTCCGTTCTGACAGCTTTTTTGGTGGACTGCTGCAGAAAACCAGCGCCCAAATGCACATGGGCAAGTTCGGCGTCGGGCTTGCCGAAGCCGCGGCACGCAACGGTGCGCGTATCTACGAGCGCGCGCCGGTCACGAAAATGGAGCGGCGGGCCGACGGTACGTTTCGCCTGAGCAGTCCACGCGGCCAGATCGAAGCGAAGCAAGTGCTGCTGGCGACGGGGAACTCTGGCACCGGACCGTTCTCGTTCTTGCGGCGGCGCATGATATCCGTGGGCAGTTTCATCATCGGCACGGAGCCACTGGACCAGGCCTTGCTCGATCGCCTGCTACCGCACCGCCGTGGTTACACGACTTCGAAACACATCGGCAATTACTTCCGCGTCTCGCCCGACAACCGTTTGCTGTTTGGCGGACGCGCACGGTTTGCGATGTCGAATCCGCGCTCGGACGAGAAGAGCGGCCGTATCCTTCAGGCAGCGATGGAAGTCATCTTTCCGGAGTTGCGGGGCGTACGCATCGACTACTGCTGGGGCGGGCTGGTCGACATGACCGCGGACCGGCTGCCGCGCGCAGGGCAGCATGACGGGCTGTATTACTCGGTCGGCTACAGCGGACATGGCGTGCAGATGTCGGTACATATGGGACAGGTCATGGCCGATGTGATGGCAGGCCGCCCGGAGTGCAATCCCTGGCGAGAGCTGGATTGGCCAGCCATCCCCGGCCATTTCGGTAAGCCATGGTTCCTGCCGATCGTTGGAGCGTACTACCGATGGCAGGACTGGCGGCATTAG